One Leptodactylus fuscus isolate aLepFus1 chromosome 11, aLepFus1.hap2, whole genome shotgun sequence genomic window, tcatgtgacttattgtAGTAAAGGAAGGATAATTATTACTATGGAGAGGACAGTCATATCAGCCAATATAATGACTCAAGAGAAGAATCattggagtgtccctttaattgGTTATAGATTTAATTATCAGGAGTGTGTGTTCACTGCTAATTGTCAGCTGGCGCCTCTATCTGCCACGTTACTATTGCGAAGTAcacgttagggttgagcgatcgggatcggaaaagatcagatggcgatcgagcaaatttcacgatcaaaggaaaatgatctgaaattggattttgaaatctcaagatcggctcaaccctaaaagtgacttttcccatagagaagcattgactagggttgagcgatcgggaaagactggatcccgatcggtgatcgagcaaataaagatcgagatcggctgaaaaaatgatcggaaatcggattttaaaatcgatccagaaatctcaagatcggctcaaccctagtacacGTGTGTCCTGGCAATTAACATATAGCACATGTAGAGAAGACACACCGTGTACCAAGCCCTAATGTGAACCTGAAAATTGCTCCGAGATCACGGTAATACTTTGTTCCTCTTGATCAGCCGCTTAAAAGCCATTTTCACCTCATTGTTTTTTAGGCTGTAGATTAACGGATTTAACAATGGTGTTAGCGCGGTATAAAACAGCGTAAAGAATTTTTCCGACTTTAGACTGAACGATGCGGTAGGACGGAGGTAAACAGATAATATGGTCACATAAAGGAAAGAAACAACTGTGATATGAGAAGAACATGTATAGAAGGTTTTACGTCTGCCGGTGCTGATCTGGAGAGCGGTCCTGATGATGAAGACGTAAGAAGTCAAGGTGAGCATGAAGGGCAAGATGCAACTGAAGGTCGACTCCACGTACATTAAGTGCTCCATTTTGGAGGCGTCAGAGCAGAACAACTTCATGATGGCCAGAAGATCACAGAAGAAGTGGTCGATTTCGTTCGATTTAAAGCAATGGATATCGTAGATAATGAAGACCGCTGGGACAACCTCACAAAAACCAAGGATCCAACAAACTGAACTCAGCAAAGAACAGACTTTACTATTCATGACCATAATATAATGTAGAGGGTTGCACACCGCAACGTACCGATCATAACTCATTGCAGTCAAGATGGCAAACTCACAGCAAATAAAAGATACGTAAAAATACATCTGTGCGATACAGGCTGGGAGCGAAACACTTTTATCTCCTGTTACGTAAACAGCCAGTGTCTTATGCATGGTGACCGTGCTGTAGCAGATGTCGATGACAGAGAGGTGGGATAAGAAGTAATACATCGGCGTGTGCAATTGGTGGTCATTGCAGATTAGCAGTAAAATGGCTGAATTTCCACTAAGAATAGCGAGATAAATAACCAAAACCAAGCTGAAGATGAAAGCCTGCAGGTGAGGTACGTCACTAATACCTTTTATGATGAAAAAGTCCACCCAAGATTGGTTCATCTCCTCCACCGTATGGCCTGCTGATGAAAAAAATGTAGGAATGATAGAAAAATTGAGTGCCCATTCCCACCTTACAAATACAGCAGCAACCACAAAGCCTATAAGAAAAGAATGTGCTCAATGCAGAAACGCCGTAACCTTCTAGATATCTGCAGTAGAGGTCTTCTATAGCTCGGTTTAACCATAAGATTAGGGTTGGCGTGGTAGGGCTGCAAAATAAGACAGAAATAGTGTCCTGGGCCTGGACTGACAGTCCGCACACGGGACCATGAAATTCACgggaccattgaaatgaatgggtcagtgtgttatccctgaaacacggctagcacacagaacatgtacacagtcatctgcaaccggcctaaggcTTAGACTTGGGGGATATTAAAAAGTCCAGATGTCTTTGGAGTGGGTCTCGATGGGGGCTAAAGGggtaaaaaaaacgcaatgtagaATTACACCAAAAATGTTGAGTGTAGAACCAATTAAAAGGAATCCGACATTAGTTTTACCATACAAACACACTGGCCGTGCTGAGTGAGAGGTCAGGTAAGCTATACAACCCCTTAAAGACATGGCCAAAAATCACCTTGAGGCTAAGGATCCGTGGGACAACCCGCAGCCATAAAGCATTGTGAGATAAACTTCGATGGAACGCATTACAATTCtttcagaaagttcacagagttttccccctccactttctgtttcaattatatctatgggaaaaccgctgggtgtttccgtagatatagttgacatgctgcaatttcaaaaaccacgCCATATTTGGAAATCATGACGTGTTTGTGCTATGATTTTTACCACAAGGTGCGCAACCCCTTtgaagttactgtaaaacgccgcgatttttcctgcagcgtttctgctGTGGGTAAATCACATCGTTTCCGATCCGTGCAGTtttggcctaaggctgaggctccacgtttcagaaatgcagctttttttgttgcagattttgctgcgttttttcgacctaaagccaagaatggctaccaaaggaatgggaaatagatAGGAatctcttctacttctcccttctgctcaatccactcctggctttggctcaaaggacgcatcaaaatctgcaacaaacaaagctgcatttccgcaccgtggggcctcagcctgaatggAACGTGTCACCAAAAATTGCCTACCTTCCTGCCGCAGAATTTTTTCACTCCATGCCTTCCATAGTCGAGTGTTCCTCCGATCACCACAGCCtcctatctgttataagagcaggcggtgatcaGAGGagtgattgatcagtaaatcattaaaaggacatagcgggacatgtagggagctgagcgggacaggggcaggaaagcgtgagtgtcccgcagaaatcgggacggttgggcagTATGGGTGTGCAATCACATCCACATTCTAACTACATGCACCATACACACCGCCAAACAGCTTACACATATAGCATAATAATATGCACAGATAGATACATAGGCTGAAAATGTTTaagtccctttaaagggattggatCACAAAATAAGCTTATTTGAGTAGGAGACCAGTgtctttcttcttcctcctctccttACAGGTCATGGGGATAGAGACCAGCTTGGAGGGgctgcagcttctctccactGGGGGGCTCGGAGCAGCATTTCTCTtttagtctgaggccccacgttgtggaaatgcagtttttttgttgcagattttgctacgtgtttctgagccaaagacaggaatgACTACAAAAAGCAATAGgagatatatacaatatagttatacttctaccttctgatgaagccactcctggctttagttaaaaaaaagatgcaaaaaaaaagctgtgtttccataatgtggggcctcagattTTGAACGTGGGGCGAGTTGCTGGCTATCCAACCTTTCTTTTCATTGTGATGTGGTATAGTGACAGTGTATGACTGCCCTCCAGCTGCTATAGCATGTGCGTCGCGTGGTTGGAGATCAGGTCTCGAAACCTTCCATTGTCTCCTACAGTGGTGTACAATGCTGCGCCCTGTAACATGAGCCTGTCAGGGATGCAACGTTCACCGGCTGCCTGACAGAGGAGAGAAACAGAAAGAGTTCTCCATCATAGATTGGTGGCGAAAAAAGCCCACAAGGCCCCTCCggtctgcccttatattattacCCAGGATAGACGTGCTCCCAGGCATGCTTACATTCACTAGAAGTTTGTTCCGAGCCTCTGTCAGTGGAACatttcctgacattgcttctgATCTGCATTCTGAAGAGGAGGAGGTTCGGGTGGCGTGGAGAACCTCGTCCATGTTCCTGTCTCCGAAAGCCTGAAGAAGACAATGGAACTTCGGTGTCCATGATGTCAGTCTCCTGGCACGGCACATCCTCAGCTCTCAGCCCTTCCCTTGCcgaggactgtatataataggttATACTATATCTAATGTACTAAGTTGCTTTCTTGTATCAGTAGTTAGGTCAGTATTTTGAATCATAACCAGGAGCAGGTCGGACGCACAGAAGGGAGGTGAATCTTTCCATATCTTGTGTTTATATTCTCGCCACTTTCCACATATACCTTGTACACGTTCACTGCAGGATTATAGATTCCTATCAATCTCTGTACAGATATTAAATAGGCATAAAGTCAAAATAAATCATAAAACTGAAATGTTTAGGCAGCGCTCATACAGTAACAACTGGATattcacaaaacatatcaactacGACATACTATAATAGTACACTTCTATTTACCTAACAATGTGTCACAGGAGATGAAGGTGTTACCTGCTCTGCCAGTGATAGGATCCGCGCTATCATCCTGCACCATTATTTATTATAGCAGGGCAGGTTTAGAGAAACCTCTCAATGGGTGCAAGGACTCAGGAGGCCAAAGCCCTGGGCGGGTAGCATCATCCGAAAATGATGTTATTGTGTATTATCACAAAAGCTGCACCTTCAAAGTTGATAATATCTTCTATGgtctcctcttaaaggggttttccaagacaataataataataactttattacaaATCAAacgacacatgaacagacaatatgagacattacaatttgacaaagaaataaacatatcacacaataggagtgagggtcctgctcgcaagagtttacaTTCTATGAGTAGGTAGGggaacacaagaggtcagaggtagggttgagcgatcgggatgggaaaagatcgtattccgatcggcgattgagtaaatttcacgattgcaatcggaattccgatcccaatattTCCAGCGGAATCGAGGTCagaagttatctcaagatcggctcaagatcgggatgggaaaagatcgaaTTACGAtcgccgatcgagcaaatttcacgatcaggatcggcttaGAAAATGATCgtgttttaaaattgatcctgaaatctcaaaatcggctcaaccctagtcagggggcttgtttgctacaatggtccagccatcttttaatagaaaatgttgtgtaactgaagctgtctgagccgtcaccagccgggtatctgtgaataaacagatactaaaTGCAGCGAGTACaatgtaacttctagatggagaggacaggatctgaggaacagaaGATGAAAGATAAAAGGTGTTATTGATTTTCACCTCCGCTCTACACGGTGATCAAGTCACATGATAACCCTGaccaaacagatgtgattttaggacATGTTTGAAGCTCCTGTAGTTGGGGAATAGTTGGATTGTCCTGGATAAAGCATTCgagagcactggtgcagctcgagaaaagtcttggagactcccattgacttcaatgggttccgttttccacgcggatcctattgaaatcaatgggaaaaaacctcccattgattttaatgggttccgTGCAGAAAACagaacccgttgaagtcaatgggagtcttttttcagcgctgattcttaacaATGGAACAATGACCGACTGCAACATGCACAATATACATGAACCATTTTTCCATTTAAATTTTTTACCTTCCATAAACCataactttttgtatttttccgTTCATAGAGCTGTATGGGCTTCGTTTATGCGGGACAAATTGTGCTTCATAATTCTACCATTTTGTATTCTGTGCAATgctctgggaagctggaaaaaaattacgAATAggctggaattagagaaaaactctgtttgcgcgactttcttatgggctttgttttttacAGTATCCGCTGTGCTGCCgaaatgacgtcacctgtattctttgGTTTGATATGATACATAAACATAAatctatatagttttttttaatgttttatttcctttaaccccttcccgccatggAACTATGGATGATTGCAACATATACACTATACATCCACCATCTCTGTATTTGTAGCCACTTGATCCTTTTGCTCAGCaaccatttttcgattttcgtttttgactcctcgccTCCCAAACCCCATCActttttttattcttccattcacagagccataggatagtttaaagggattccaccactaaatcgtttttttttttttttttttgtgtgcgttAGACGTCagaacagcctttagaaaggctattcgtctcttacctttagacgtggtctctgcggcgccgttccttagaaataccggttttaaccggtatgcaaataagttctctcacagcaatgggggcgggccccagtgctcaaacggcgatgagAGCATCCCCACTACTGCCAAAGATCTCtgtccagtgacacctccatcttcaacagcaaccgcgtcttcttccggctggggtcacactccgctcttgcgcgcatgtgcagtgcgctcctgtagttctccgtagaactacaggagcatactgcgttCTGAGCTCTGgcacgcatgtgcagtacgctcctgtagttctctgtAGAACTGcaggaactacaggagcgtactgagcggagtgtgaccccagccggaagaagacgcggttgctgttgaagatggaggcttcGCTGGAGAGAAGTCTCTGGCAGCAGtcgggacgccctcattgctgtttgagcgctgaggcccgccctcattgctgcggagaactcatttgcataccggttaaaaccggtatttctaaggaacggagcggcagagaccacgtctaaaggtaagagacgaatagcctttcttaaggctattccgacctggtaattagaaaaaacattggtttagtggtagaatccctttaatgcttgcggaataaatttttcttcatgatgccgccattatttattctgtacaatgtactgggaagctggaaaaaaatcaaaatgggggaattggagaaaaagtgcatttgtgcgactttcttacgggcttcgtttttacgacaTTGACTTTTTGCAGCCAaattgacctgtcccctgtattctgtgtttcggtacaattccaaggataccaaatttatatggttttatttacatgttaaccctttaacaaaaaactaaaactttgcaaaaaattttttttaaaagttgccatattctgacacccgtaacttttttatacgtctgtgtatggGGATACATAGGGTGTGTTTTTTGTAGGGTCAGGTGAACTTTTTAGTTGTACCATTTAGTTCTATTAAGGCTGCACATAGCAGTCTGCAATAGAAACTAATGAGAGATAGGCCTGGGAGACTTCAAGAGATAAGCCCgtgtgggaaaaatattttacttattgtgttttattctttatttatttatatacatatctAGGGAGAGgggtgtttgttttttatattgttttttcacTCTTATTTTAGACCCCCTAGTGGTCTTGAACccctgggggtctgatcactgataCGGTACATTGCAATTTTAATACATTGCAAGGTATAGTTGTATCTCTATAACAACAACAATctacctagtaaaaaaaaaaaatgacacaattTCCACAACCTTCAGTCTGAAACTCAGCATTCCTCATTGTAGTATATGGAGTCCATCTgtctaagacgtcggaatagcctttagaaaggctattcgtctcttacctttagatgtgatctccgctgcgccgttccttagaaatatcggtttttaccggtatgcaaattagttctctcgcagcaatgggggtgggccccagcgccgAAAATGcaatggggcgtccccactgcagctcgagaacacgatcctgcgatgcttccatcttcggctggatcctccccttctctgtcatcttcctcctgcgtcacctccgatgcctgcgcagttggctctgccagtgagacaccagcagagccgagtgcgaatgacggccggcggccatttttgggaggccgctcctgcattgaactaaaAGAACaagagcggcctccaaaaaatggccaccagccggcatgcgcagtcggctctactagtgtctcactggcagagccaactgcacaggcgtcggaggtgacgcaggaggaagacgacagagaaggggaggatccagccgaagatagaggtgtcgcaggattgtgttctcgagcagcagtgggcccgcccccatcactgcgagagaactaatgtgcataccagtaaaaaccggtatttctaaggaacggcgtggtggagatcacatctaaaggtaagagacgaatagcctttctaaaggctactccgacgtcttatccacaaaaaaaaggttttaatggtagaatccctttaagaaaggctattcttctcctacttttagatgtcttctccacgccgccgctcggttaaaattccgttttctgacagtatgcaaattagttctctagcagcactgggggcgggccccagcactcaaacagcactgggggtgtccccattgctgcaagacaactctccagcgccgcctccatcttcttcaggaacgagatCTTCATCGAGTCtttttccgggggttggcttcaaacttctaggcctcgggcctagggcaaagccaattgcgcatgtccgccaaccacaagaaaatggccgcttacaataccatatagtaaatgtaggagaagaatagcctttcttaaggctattccaacgtgttagggagaaaaaaaattctaatggtagaatccctttaaaaacacgTGGAGATACATATCACAAAATACTCAGACTatcaaaatgtgaaaaatatttaTTCCGCACAGTAAATGCTGGGACCGGAAAAACAATCAAAACTCtgaaaccaacatttttttttgcaggtccCCCCAATGGTtataaaaagtcatcaaaataTCAGgcgttccccaaaatggtatcaaagaAAATATCAACTTGCACTGCATAAATGGATGTCTTACACAGCAAtgtaaatggaaatataaaaaagctacgggtgtcagaatatggcggcaTCGATTTGGTATCACGATGGTCGGACTGAGCCACAAAACAAAAGTAACTTGTCATTTATACCGCACAGTGGATGTTGTGAaggcccataagaaaatggcacacctgagtttttttcaattccacctGGTTTGCAGTACATCGTATGGAATATTAGATTGTGCCATTAGGAATTACAATATGTCCTGTAAAAACCAAGCCATTGTATAGTGAAGTGAAAAAGAAGCCATGGAAGGCGCAGGGAGTGAAAAACAATTGCAACAAGTGCTACAAAATTGGGTTTAACTATTCAGGTACAGCTAAAGTGTCAATGACTTGTATGCAATGTAGTGGCTGCAGCTGTCACGCAACAGTAACGCTACAAAATGTCACAGTGTAGCCCTGACCTTGAAGGAATTGTCCATTGAAGGGGACCTTGAAGGGATTGGGAGTTAAAAGCACCTCAATTCAACAGGGGGATTCTTGATGATGGAcctggtggggggtgggggtggggggggggggggggggggggtgtccagaCTGGTTTCGACTGCTGGGTCACATAATCAGAATTGGAGCCTGGCCCCTATACTATAGTCAGCCAGCCCTTCACCACACGGGTTATCTGTGAGATCATGGAAAGAGGGAAGGGGCAGAGCGATCGTAGTGTCAATGTCATGCAATTGAAAACCAGCCCCTGCcctgacccctcgttcacatctgcagttgGTAATCGGTTTgggtagtccacttggggacctccccgaatggactactgaacgtattggcaagcggtgtgcagtgaaagcacacggaccccatagactataatggggtccgtgtgctttctgcacactgcctgcacaaatcatctggacaggaaagtagatcacaaagtacttttctgtctgcatgttccgtgcggacaccgcacggagaggacatggaccctattatagtttgtGGGGTCCGTgatctttcactgcacaccgctcggCAATGCATTTGGCATTCCTTTCAGGCGGGTCCCAATGAGGATTACCAAACTCAGAGGGATCAGGGCAGGGGCTGGTTTTCATTGACATGACATTGATTTCAATACTTTGACACATTGAAGTTCATGGATTGTTTGGCACAAACTAAATTCAACAACTTCTTAGTTGCCGAGATCACCTCCTTGTTTTTGAGGCTGTAAATGAGAGGATTCAGTAACGGAACGGCGGCTGTGTTAAAGAGGGAAAACAGTTTGTGAGAATCTAAGGAGTTCTCAGAGGCCGGGGATAGATATAAGCAATACAGTGTCACGTAGAGAAGAGTCACAATGGTGAGGTGTGAGGAACATGTGTAGAAAGCCTTACGCCGTCCAATACTGGTCCTGAT contains:
- the LOC142185575 gene encoding olfactory receptor 2A12-like, whose translation is MDEVLHATRTSSSSECRSEAMSGNVPLTEARNKLLVNVSMPGSTSILGHTVEEMNQSWVDFFIIKGISDVPHLQAFIFSLVLVIYLAILSGNSAILLLICNDHQLHTPMYYFLSHLSVIDICYSTVTMHKTLAVYVTGDKSVSLPACIAQMYFYVSFICCEFAILTAMSYDRYVAVCNPLHYIMVMNSKVCSLLSSVCWILGFCEVVPAVFIIYDIHCFKSNEIDHFFCDLLAIMKLFCSDASKMEHLMYVESTFSCILPFMLTLTSYVFIIRTALQISTGRRKTFYTCSSHITVVSFLYVTILSVYLRPTASFSLKSEKFFTLFYTALTPLLNPLIYSLKNNEVKMAFKRLIKRNKVLP